The following coding sequences are from one Dromaius novaehollandiae isolate bDroNov1 chromosome 22, bDroNov1.hap1, whole genome shotgun sequence window:
- the LOC135330590 gene encoding sodium channel protein type 4 subunit alpha-like — translation MAGLPHVPGPEHLRPFTPESLAAIEQRIAEAEALKIKRQRVELPEEEELKPSGDLEAGKNLPLIYGDPPLELVGIPLEDLDPFYKDKKTFIVLNKGKSIFRFSATPALYLLGPFNPVRRGAIKVLIHSYPC, via the exons ATGGCTGGCCTGCCACACGTCCCAGGCCCCGAGCACCTCCGCCCCTTCACGCCCGAGTCCCTGGCTGCCATCGAGCAGCGCATTGCCGAGGCAGAGGCGCTCAAGATAAAGCGGCAGCGCgtggagctgcctgaggaagaGGAGCTCAAGCCCAGCGGTGACCTGGAAGCTGGGAAGAACCTGCCCCTCATCTACGGTGATCCCCCCTTGGAGCTCGTTGGGATACCTCTGGAGGACTTGGACCCTTTCTACAAGGATAAGAAG ACGTTTATAGTCCTCAATAAAGGCAAGTCCATCTTCCGGTTCTCGGCAACGCCTGCCCTCTACCTGCTGGGACCCTTCAACCCCGTCCGGAGAGGAGCCATCAAAGTGCTTATACATTCATATCCTTGCTGA